From Woronichinia naegeliana WA131, the proteins below share one genomic window:
- a CDS encoding helix-turn-helix domain-containing protein gives MPRLASKELKLEAKEREHLEKLINRHTTEQQIALRAKIVLLADEGENNREIARKLKISRKMASQWRERWIY, from the coding sequence ATGCCCCGATTAGCCTCCAAAGAGTTAAAGTTGGAAGCAAAAGAACGAGAACATCTAGAAAAACTGATAAATCGTCATACAACAGAGCAGCAAATTGCCTTAAGGGCAAAAATAGTGCTTCTGGCAGATGAGGGAGAAAATAATCGAGAAATTGCTAGAAAATTAAAAATCAGCCGAAAAATGGCAAGTCAATGGAGAGAAAGATGGATATACTGA
- a CDS encoding IS630 family transposase, which produces MIKLEFTEEDKRLLSYGRFNHPHPRVQLKMEVLWLKSQGLSHQKIAQFAGVSVNTVTSYIRDYQEGGIEKLKEIKFNRPKSELTEHQGTIEAYFESNPPARINEAVKRIEELTGIKRSPTQVRKFLKSIGMRCLKVGTIPSKADVEAQDSYREKELEPRLEEAKAGKRAVFFVDASHFVMGAFVNFIWCFKRIFIKSPSGRKRFNVLGALNAITHEVIMVTNSSYITGTQVCELLEKIAELGLLIPITLVLDNARYQKCRIVQELAESLGIKLLYLPPYSPNLNLIERLWKFVKKKCLYAKYYEDFTQFSAAISGCLEDANVKYKEELDSLLTLRFQRFDKSQIMNV; this is translated from the coding sequence ATGATTAAGTTAGAATTTACGGAAGAAGACAAAAGACTGTTGTCTTACGGTCGGTTTAATCACCCGCATCCTAGAGTACAGCTAAAGATGGAAGTTTTATGGTTAAAAAGTCAGGGATTATCTCATCAAAAAATTGCTCAATTCGCAGGAGTTTCAGTAAATACGGTGACAAGCTATATCCGTGATTATCAAGAGGGCGGGATAGAAAAACTAAAAGAAATAAAATTTAATCGCCCGAAAAGCGAGTTAACAGAGCATCAAGGGACAATTGAGGCATATTTTGAGTCAAATCCACCAGCAAGAATAAATGAAGCAGTAAAAAGAATAGAAGAATTAACGGGAATAAAAAGAAGTCCAACGCAAGTCAGAAAATTTTTAAAGTCAATAGGAATGAGGTGTCTAAAGGTGGGAACAATTCCATCAAAAGCAGATGTAGAAGCTCAGGATAGCTATAGAGAAAAAGAGCTAGAACCAAGGCTAGAAGAGGCAAAAGCAGGAAAAAGGGCAGTTTTCTTTGTAGATGCCTCTCATTTTGTAATGGGAGCATTTGTAAATTTTATATGGTGCTTCAAAAGGATTTTTATTAAGTCACCATCAGGGAGAAAACGTTTTAATGTGTTAGGAGCATTAAATGCAATTACCCATGAAGTAATTATGGTAACGAACAGTTCTTATATTACGGGAACTCAGGTTTGTGAACTCCTAGAAAAGATAGCAGAATTAGGACTATTAATACCGATTACGTTGGTATTAGACAATGCTCGTTATCAAAAATGCCGAATTGTGCAGGAGTTGGCAGAATCATTAGGAATAAAGTTACTGTACTTACCTCCTTATTCTCCTAACTTGAATTTAATTGAAAGACTGTGGAAGTTTGTGAAGAAGAAGTGTTTATACGCAAAATATTATGAAGATTTTACGCAGTTTTCTGCAGCAATTTCAGGATGTCTTGAAGATGCTAACGTAAAATATAAGGAGGAGCTTGATTCTTTGCTCACCTTACGATTTCAACGCTTTGATAAATCTCAGATTATGAACGTTTGA
- a CDS encoding IS630 family transposase, translated as MYVIPPEKSAEFVSNMEDVLEIYHRPYDPNCPVICMDEQPIQLVKETRLPLPAKPGQPEAHDYEYERNGTANIFMFTEPLSGWRKTVVSERRTSVDWATEIKNLLDNDYADNDKVILVCDQLNTHKLASLYEAFEPSTARRLVERLEIHHTPKHGSWLNIAENELSAMTRQCLARRIPDRETLEQETTAWYTQRNHSQKSVDWQFTTAEARIRLKRLYPQIEN; from the coding sequence ATGTACGTGATTCCACCAGAAAAGAGTGCCGAATTTGTGTCTAACATGGAAGATGTTCTAGAAATTTATCACCGACCCTATGACCCCAATTGTCCAGTGATTTGCATGGATGAGCAACCTATACAATTGGTCAAAGAAACCCGCCTTCCTCTACCAGCCAAACCTGGACAGCCAGAGGCGCATGATTACGAATATGAACGCAATGGAACAGCCAATATCTTTATGTTTACAGAACCCTTGTCTGGGTGGCGAAAGACAGTTGTCAGTGAACGTAGAACATCGGTTGACTGGGCAACAGAAATTAAGAATTTACTCGATAACGACTATGCTGATAACGACAAAGTCATTTTAGTATGTGATCAGCTAAATACTCACAAACTTGCCTCACTATATGAAGCATTTGAGCCTTCCACGGCTCGTCGTCTAGTCGAACGGTTGGAAATTCACCATACCCCAAAACATGGCAGTTGGCTTAATATTGCTGAAAACGAGCTGTCCGCAATGACTCGGCAATGCCTAGCTCGTCGAATTCCAGATCGGGAAACTTTAGAGCAAGAAACAACGGCTTGGTACACTCAGCGCAATCATTCCCAAAAGTCGGTAGATTGGCAATTCACGACGGCTGAGGCTCGTATCCGTCTCAAGCGTCTTTATCCACAAATAGAAAATTGA
- a CDS encoding transposase, which yields MLEWWTKNFASCELGDERLNNRAFSIGKKLSEGFGKALSEVFKGGNELKRAYEFLGIRKQTLSR from the coding sequence ATGTTGGAATGGTGGACAAAAAACTTTGCCAGTTGTGAATTGGGAGACGAGAGGCTAAACAATCGTGCCTTCTCGATTGGGAAAAAGTTAAGTGAGGGGTTTGGAAAAGCCTTATCAGAAGTGTTTAAGGGAGGAAACGAGTTAAAGAGGGCCTATGAATTTTTGGGAATCCGAAAACAGACTTTGTCAAGATAA
- a CDS encoding IS4 family transposase, with product MTTAAVEEYKIMLSVGDTTFLDYRNIKEKREGYGPTGKGGNGLILHSALAIEPEKGQVLGLLWQKLWNREVKEKPPTDETAKQKKERQKEQRKAARQRPFEEKESYKWVEALNTCEKQVESSTRVIHVFDREGDVSEVFDSVRQLKHTGVLVRASHNRSLDKNSERLWQHLESEPIRFHQEIEIPSTGKRKARKVKLAVRFCSVNLRTPYRFDNRDPLNVYAVYATEIDCPEGETPLSWMLLTTEVVETIEMAVTILRWYTYRWRVEEFHKVLKSGCQSERYRLASDGMKTLLGFLSVIAVELLHVTYLHRTQPDALAIEILNPLQLQVLKAAASQKLPPILTVAWAVESVAFLGGYLEHRRKTPLGIQVLWRGWLKLHDLCQGWQLAIRT from the coding sequence ATGACAACTGCCGCCGTAGAAGAATATAAGATAATGCTATCAGTCGGAGATACGACCTTCTTAGATTATCGCAATATCAAGGAAAAAAGGGAAGGGTATGGGCCGACTGGAAAAGGAGGGAATGGATTAATACTGCATAGTGCTTTAGCAATTGAGCCAGAAAAAGGACAAGTATTAGGTTTATTATGGCAAAAACTGTGGAATAGGGAGGTAAAAGAAAAGCCCCCAACAGATGAAACGGCGAAGCAGAAAAAAGAAAGACAGAAAGAACAAAGAAAAGCAGCTCGTCAAAGACCATTTGAGGAAAAAGAATCCTACAAATGGGTAGAGGCTCTAAACACCTGTGAGAAACAGGTAGAAAGTTCAACGAGGGTAATTCATGTATTTGACAGAGAAGGAGATGTTTCAGAAGTCTTTGACTCAGTGCGTCAACTCAAGCATACAGGAGTGCTGGTCAGAGCGTCTCATAATCGTAGTTTAGACAAAAATAGTGAACGACTTTGGCAACATTTGGAATCAGAACCGATTCGTTTTCATCAAGAAATCGAGATTCCGAGTACAGGAAAAAGAAAAGCACGGAAGGTTAAGCTTGCCGTCCGATTTTGCTCAGTTAATCTACGAACTCCCTATCGTTTTGATAATCGTGACCCGTTGAATGTCTATGCTGTTTATGCGACAGAAATCGATTGTCCCGAAGGCGAAACTCCTTTATCTTGGATGCTTCTGACTACAGAAGTTGTTGAGACTATTGAGATGGCTGTCACTATTCTTCGTTGGTACACCTACCGATGGCGGGTTGAAGAATTTCATAAAGTCCTTAAGTCTGGTTGTCAGAGTGAGCGTTATCGACTTGCCTCTGATGGAATGAAAACTCTTTTGGGTTTTTTAAGTGTCATTGCTGTTGAACTTTTACACGTTACTTATCTTCATCGTACCCAGCCCGATGCTCTCGCGATTGAAATTCTTAATCCTCTTCAACTTCAGGTGTTAAAAGCAGCCGCCTCTCAAAAACTTCCCCCTATTTTGACTGTTGCTTGGGCTGTCGAGTCTGTTGCTTTTCTTGGTGGTTATCTTGAACATCGTCGTAAAACTCCTCTCGGTATCCAAGTCCTTTGGCGCGGTTGGTTGAAGTTGCATGACCTTTGCCAAGGCTGGCAGCTTGCAATCCGCACTTAA
- a CDS encoding ISL3 family transposase — MWINLDELLGLPKVTVVNYREIDGALFLKLKMKNEVMECPNCHKELEDINQIEYNLVRDLSLLGKKVYLEVPRRQFHCEKCQKYITERLDFMQLRKHYTIRYEEKIYEQVKKKNVEEVRQEEEISWGTLESIFEEYAKQAEKKEWELPEKISLDEFSNRKGKKDFITTVIDINKKELLEVIKGHKKEEIIEALKVQPARVRENVKEVSVDMWEGFTSAIKELFVNAKIVYDRFHVMKNINEELNKLRKKMNMHKKGLTYLLWKNKEELKEEKREELEEILKMYPCLGIAYEMKEEIRDIYEHSRTTNGARRKFEKWMRTASLFYKKSVGMLKTHLTGICNYFENHTTNGLTEGMNTKIKLIKRKSYGFANFEHLRLKLLACFNS; from the coding sequence ATGTGGATAAACTTGGATGAGCTACTAGGTTTGCCAAAGGTAACAGTCGTAAACTATCGAGAAATAGATGGTGCTTTGTTCTTAAAATTAAAAATGAAAAACGAAGTAATGGAATGTCCAAATTGTCATAAAGAATTGGAAGATATAAATCAAATAGAATATAATTTGGTTCGGGATTTATCCCTATTGGGAAAGAAAGTATATCTGGAAGTGCCCCGCCGCCAGTTCCATTGTGAAAAATGTCAGAAATACATAACAGAAAGACTGGACTTTATGCAGCTAAGAAAACATTATACAATTCGTTATGAAGAAAAGATTTATGAGCAAGTAAAAAAGAAAAATGTAGAAGAGGTAAGGCAAGAAGAAGAAATAAGTTGGGGAACATTGGAATCAATATTTGAAGAGTATGCAAAGCAGGCAGAAAAGAAGGAATGGGAATTACCAGAAAAGATAAGTTTAGACGAATTTAGTAATAGAAAAGGAAAAAAAGACTTTATTACAACAGTGATAGATATAAATAAAAAGGAATTGTTAGAAGTAATAAAAGGACACAAAAAAGAAGAGATAATAGAAGCCCTAAAAGTGCAGCCAGCAAGGGTTAGAGAGAATGTAAAGGAAGTAAGTGTGGATATGTGGGAGGGATTTACGTCAGCAATAAAGGAGTTATTTGTAAATGCTAAAATCGTCTATGATAGATTTCATGTAATGAAAAATATAAATGAAGAATTGAATAAATTGAGAAAGAAAATGAATATGCATAAAAAGGGTTTAACATACCTATTATGGAAAAATAAAGAAGAGTTAAAAGAAGAAAAAAGAGAAGAGTTAGAAGAGATATTGAAAATGTATCCTTGTTTAGGAATAGCGTATGAAATGAAGGAAGAGATTAGAGATATTTATGAGCATTCAAGAACAACAAATGGTGCAAGGAGAAAATTTGAAAAATGGATGAGAACAGCGAGCCTATTCTATAAAAAAAGTGTGGGTATGCTGAAAACTCATTTGACAGGTATATGCAATTATTTTGAAAACCATACAACTAATGGATTAACGGAAGGGATGAATACAAAAATTAAATTAATAAAAAGGAAAAGTTATGGATTTGCTAATTTTGAGCATCTACGGCTTAAATTGTTAGCTTGCTTTAACTCGTAA
- a CDS encoding IS982 family transposase produces MIDAPTLLTIIYVLVDDWYQEQGYRFIPILPRPKPSFSESEMLTLLLAMDYFPYPKERQFLGFIRANYLSLFPKLLDQSQFNRRARRLEGLMEELRRSWVKQMGVHFERTLLLDTKPVPVVGYKRSKGQSDFTGSATYGYCVSRQMKYFGYKLVVVSSLEGVPLVYSLVPAHSDEREATESVLQFIQGCNILADKGFVSTDWQSEISRTTGNRVSTAKRVHQHQQTPPVFERLLQHFRERIEGVFNEVQNTGRNLERLLRKKVEGLCVHVAAKMASHTLRILLCQLFGIDVLTFEQTPVQPFGQLT; encoded by the coding sequence ATGATAGATGCTCCAACCCTCTTGACCATCATTTATGTCCTTGTGGATGACTGGTATCAAGAACAAGGATATCGCTTTATTCCCATCTTGCCTAGACCCAAGCCTAGTTTCAGTGAGAGTGAGATGTTGACATTATTGTTAGCAATGGATTACTTCCCCTATCCCAAAGAACGACAATTTCTGGGATTTATACGAGCAAACTACTTGAGCCTGTTTCCCAAGCTCTTAGACCAGAGCCAGTTCAATCGACGTGCTCGGCGATTAGAAGGACTGATGGAGGAGTTAAGACGCTCTTGGGTTAAGCAGATGGGTGTCCATTTCGAGCGAACGCTGCTCCTCGATACAAAGCCAGTGCCCGTCGTTGGTTACAAGCGAAGTAAAGGTCAAAGCGATTTTACAGGCAGTGCCACCTATGGCTATTGTGTTAGCCGCCAGATGAAGTATTTTGGCTACAAGTTAGTCGTGGTGAGCAGCCTTGAGGGTGTCCCTTTGGTTTATTCTCTCGTCCCTGCTCATAGTGACGAACGGGAAGCAACAGAATCCGTATTGCAGTTCATTCAAGGCTGCAACATCTTGGCGGACAAGGGATTTGTTAGTACTGATTGGCAGTCCGAGATATCGAGAACTACAGGTAATCGAGTCTCTACAGCTAAGAGAGTCCATCAACATCAACAAACTCCTCCCGTCTTTGAGCGGCTTCTCCAGCATTTTCGAGAACGGATTGAGGGAGTTTTCAATGAGGTGCAAAATACAGGACGCAACTTGGAGCGATTGCTCAGAAAGAAAGTTGAGGGACTCTGTGTCCATGTTGCCGCTAAAATGGCAAGTCATACGCTACGTATATTGTTGTGCCAGCTTTTTGGCATCGATGTTCTCACCTTTGAGCAGACTCCTGTTCAACCCTTTGGACAACTCACATAA
- the pdxH gene encoding pyridoxamine 5'-phosphate oxidase, translated as MALSLADLRLNYCKAELNENSVADHPFVQFHHWLEEAIAAQLLEPNAMSLATISATGKPVARMVLLKALDENGFVFFTNYDSAKGQQLTANPDCALVFWWGELERQVRIEGSVEKISAEESDFYFQSRPRASQLGAWASPQSEIISDRHLLEQKLALLEEKYTNQKVLRPDHWGGFRVIPKAIEFWQGRPSRLHDRLCFQLDPQGNWQKYRLAP; from the coding sequence ATGGCCTTGTCCCTAGCCGATCTACGCTTAAACTACTGTAAAGCTGAACTCAACGAAAATTCTGTCGCCGATCATCCTTTTGTTCAATTTCACCATTGGCTAGAAGAAGCGATCGCGGCCCAATTGCTAGAACCGAATGCCATGAGTCTGGCCACGATTTCTGCCACCGGCAAACCTGTGGCTCGTATGGTGTTATTAAAAGCCTTAGATGAAAACGGTTTTGTTTTTTTTACCAATTACGACAGTGCCAAGGGCCAACAATTAACGGCAAACCCTGATTGTGCTTTGGTTTTTTGGTGGGGAGAATTAGAGCGACAAGTGAGGATTGAAGGCTCAGTGGAAAAAATTAGTGCAGAAGAGTCGGATTTCTATTTTCAATCTCGTCCGAGAGCCTCTCAATTAGGAGCCTGGGCTTCTCCCCAAAGTGAAATTATCAGCGATCGCCATTTACTAGAGCAAAAACTGGCTTTGCTTGAAGAAAAATATACGAACCAAAAAGTTCTCCGACCAGACCATTGGGGCGGTTTTCGAGTCATACCAAAGGCGATCGAATTTTGGCAAGGCCGTCCGAGTCGTCTTCATGACCGTCTTTGTTTTCAGTTAGATCCCCAGGGGAATTGGCAAAAATATCGTCTGGCACCTTGA
- a CDS encoding ISAs1 family transposase, with the protein MAKGFGARVLTPQQEKEVKIIKRSILKHFQCLKEPRTGRRQDHNLTAIVTIGILAVLSGADGFVAIEAYGKAKREWLEMFLELPKGIPSHDTFGRVFGMLETEELEKSFLSWISSLTEKMDIELIQIDGKTKRGSYDREKGLNALHSISAWSSERGLMLAQKKVDSKSNEIKAVPLLLKLLNIKGAVVTLDAMGTQTEIAKQIKQGEGDYVLALKGNQGKLNKQVRDWLVLVSCDQS; encoded by the coding sequence ATGGCAAAAGGCTTCGGCGCAAGAGTTCTAACCCCACAACAAGAAAAAGAAGTCAAAATTATCAAAAGAAGCATACTGAAACATTTTCAGTGCCTAAAAGAACCGAGAACAGGGAGAAGGCAAGACCATAACTTAACAGCAATTGTCACCATAGGAATATTGGCAGTATTGTCAGGGGCAGATGGCTTCGTAGCAATTGAAGCCTATGGCAAAGCCAAACGAGAATGGCTAGAAATGTTTCTAGAGTTACCAAAGGGAATTCCCTCTCACGATACCTTTGGAAGAGTATTTGGAATGTTGGAAACAGAAGAACTAGAAAAAAGTTTTCTGAGCTGGATAAGCAGTCTAACGGAGAAAATGGACATAGAGCTGATACAGATAGATGGAAAAACGAAAAGAGGTTCTTATGATAGGGAAAAAGGACTAAATGCGTTACACAGCATAAGTGCGTGGAGTAGTGAGCGGGGACTGATGTTAGCGCAAAAGAAAGTAGATAGTAAATCTAATGAAATAAAAGCAGTCCCCTTGTTACTGAAGTTACTTAACATCAAGGGGGCAGTAGTAACCCTAGATGCAATGGGAACGCAGACAGAAATCGCAAAACAAATAAAGCAAGGTGAAGGTGACTATGTATTGGCTCTCAAAGGAAATCAGGGCAAACTTAATAAACAAGTTAGGGATTGGTTGGTACTGGTATCGTGTGATCAAAGCTAG
- a CDS encoding IS1 family transposase: MSTLNKSSIDLLSDIGLPQEKEEALFQKNCPHCYSENVKIHSHYQTKGNGERKMFICQECSSCFAETYGSVIAGLETPLSEIVKVLKARMEGIGLNAAARVFGYAKTTILNWEKKLSGLQETLFLYALVNEFVKLVIEGDELYTKVGKNKEASASEGWTIVLMDRASRFIWHLKCGRKEQKLFLEAMMTVTELFERSAESLQLFTDGEKRYSQLLFNICHEVLRTGKRGRPTKVLPKGLVVRLKNKSSKRRDSEGKLKKVETPKPEHPETTEKPEEKDIHANHVEAFNSAIRRYLAAFRRRTNTYAKSVVGLQRVLDIFWMVHNFVRSHFTTREVPAVALGIIEKGLTWEDLLQIRLIS, from the coding sequence ATGTCAACATTGAATAAAAGCTCAATTGACCTCCTAAGTGATATTGGCTTACCCCAAGAGAAAGAGGAAGCCTTATTTCAGAAAAACTGCCCTCATTGCTATAGTGAAAACGTAAAAATACATTCTCATTATCAAACGAAAGGTAACGGGGAACGTAAAATGTTCATTTGTCAAGAATGTAGTTCTTGTTTTGCTGAGACTTATGGTAGCGTAATCGCTGGCTTAGAAACCCCATTAAGTGAAATTGTAAAAGTATTAAAAGCCAGAATGGAAGGAATAGGATTAAATGCAGCAGCCCGAGTATTCGGCTACGCGAAAACAACAATATTGAATTGGGAAAAGAAATTATCAGGATTACAAGAGACATTATTTTTATACGCCTTAGTGAATGAATTTGTTAAATTAGTAATAGAAGGGGATGAACTATACACAAAAGTTGGAAAAAATAAAGAAGCAAGTGCCTCTGAGGGGTGGACAATCGTGCTCATGGACAGGGCTAGCCGCTTTATTTGGCATTTAAAATGTGGTCGAAAAGAGCAGAAATTATTTCTAGAAGCAATGATGACGGTAACGGAATTATTTGAAAGGAGTGCAGAATCTCTCCAGTTATTTACAGATGGAGAAAAGCGATATAGTCAACTGCTATTTAATATTTGTCACGAAGTATTAAGGACTGGAAAGCGAGGTCGTCCCACCAAAGTATTACCGAAGGGTCTTGTGGTAAGACTAAAAAATAAGAGTAGTAAACGTCGAGATTCTGAGGGTAAACTAAAGAAAGTAGAAACTCCGAAACCAGAACATCCTGAGACAACAGAAAAACCAGAAGAAAAGGACATCCATGCCAACCACGTTGAGGCATTTAATAGTGCTATCCGACGCTATTTAGCCGCCTTTCGTCGTCGTACAAATACTTATGCTAAATCTGTTGTGGGATTACAGCGAGTCCTAGATATTTTCTGGATGGTTCATAACTTTGTTCGCAGCCATTTTACGACTAGAGAAGTTCCTGCTGTAGCTCTCGGTATAATTGAAAAAGGGTTAACTTGGGAGGACTTACTCCAAATTCGCCTGATTTCTTGA
- a CDS encoding ISAs1 family transposase — translation MEYSYHEKTEKGHYRLETRQVWTVSINQLSALHRQNQWVGLATVVMVKSKTQFGHKTTETFRYYISSLPTDAERHSHVIRSHWSIENSLHWVLDVTFNEDASRVRQGNAADNLGLLRRLSINLLKHEPSQKSLKMKRYLAAMDNNFLLQVLAASSQE, via the coding sequence ATTGAATACAGTTATCATGAGAAGACAGAAAAAGGACATTACCGTTTAGAAACTCGTCAAGTCTGGACAGTGTCAATCAATCAGCTTTCCGCATTGCATCGCCAAAATCAGTGGGTCGGTTTAGCAACTGTTGTGATGGTTAAAAGTAAAACTCAATTCGGTCATAAAACAACAGAGACGTTTCGCTATTATATTAGCAGTCTTCCTACGGATGCCGAACGTCATAGCCATGTGATTCGTTCTCACTGGAGTATTGAAAATAGTCTGCATTGGGTTTTAGATGTCACTTTTAATGAGGATGCGAGTCGAGTGCGTCAAGGTAATGCGGCTGATAATTTGGGCTTGCTCCGTCGTTTAAGTATTAATTTGCTTAAACATGAGCCATCTCAAAAAAGCTTGAAGATGAAGCGTTATTTGGCGGCGATGGACAACAATTTTCTTCTACAGGTTTTAGCAGCTAGTTCACAGGAGTGA
- a CDS encoding helix-turn-helix domain-containing protein, with protein MLKTYIVRLSQEERQTLKDLVSIGKGAAYKIKHANILLNIDVNGQGWTDEEAAAAFSCHRNTVANLRERLVNEGVESALSRKPRKTPPRQPIIDGEVEAKLIALRCGEPPAGQARWTLRLLADKAVELEIVPAISHETVRQVLKKTN; from the coding sequence ATGCTCAAGACCTATATTGTCCGATTAAGTCAAGAAGAACGTCAGACCCTAAAAGATTTGGTATCCATCGGCAAAGGAGCGGCTTACAAAATTAAGCACGCCAATATTCTGTTAAACATTGATGTGAATGGACAAGGATGGACGGATGAGGAAGCTGCCGCCGCCTTTAGTTGTCACCGTAACACAGTCGCCAATCTCAGGGAGCGATTGGTCAATGAAGGTGTGGAGTCAGCATTAAGCCGCAAGCCCCGCAAAACGCCGCCTCGTCAACCGATTATTGATGGAGAGGTAGAAGCAAAACTAATCGCCTTACGTTGTGGAGAACCGCCTGCTGGTCAAGCCCGTTGGACATTGAGGTTACTAGCCGACAAGGCGGTCGAGTTAGAAATTGTGCCAGCAATTAGTCACGAAACCGTGCGTCAAGTGTTAAAAAAAACGAACTAA
- a CDS encoding IS630 family transposase codes for MYVIPPEKSAEFVSNMEDVLEIYHRPYDPNCPVICMDEQPIQLVKETRLPLPAKPGQPEAHDYEYERNGTANIFMFTEPLSGWRKTVVSERRTSVDWATEIKNLLDNDYADNDKVILVCDQLNTHKLASLYEAFEPSTARRLVERLEIHHTPKHGSWLNIAENELSAMTRQCLARRIPDRETLEQETTAGCDL; via the coding sequence ATGTACGTGATTCCACCAGAAAAGAGTGCCGAATTTGTGTCTAACATGGAAGATGTTCTAGAAATTTATCACCGACCCTATGACCCCAATTGTCCAGTGATTTGCATGGATGAGCAACCTATACAATTGGTCAAAGAAACCCGCCTTCCTCTACCAGCCAAACCTGGACAGCCAGAGGCGCATGATTACGAATATGAACGCAATGGAACAGCCAATATCTTTATGTTTACAGAACCCTTGTCTGGGTGGCGAAAGACAGTTGTCAGTGAACGTAGAACATCGGTTGACTGGGCAACAGAAATTAAGAATTTACTCGATAACGACTATGCTGATAACGACAAAGTCATTTTAGTATGTGATCAGCTAAATACTCACAAACTTGCCTCACTATATGAAGCATTTGAGCCTTCCACGGCTCGTCGTCTAGTCGAACGGTTGGAAATTCACCATACCCCAAAACATGGCAGTTGGCTTAATATTGCTGAAAACGAGCTGTCCGCAATGACTCGGCAATGCCTAGCTCGTCGAATTCCAGATCGGGAAACTTTAGAGCAAGAAACAACGGCTGGGTGCGACCTTTAG
- a CDS encoding transposase, whose product MSNKKKQYGAQFKAKVALEAIRGEKTVSELASQYEIHPTMINGWKRKVLDEASQIFETENQGKEIKENAETQINELYRQIGKLKVERDFLVDRSVQLGLPTEKPW is encoded by the coding sequence ATGAGCAACAAGAAAAAACAGTATGGAGCCCAGTTCAAAGCCAAAGTCGCCTTAGAAGCAATTCGAGGAGAGAAAACGGTATCTGAATTAGCCAGTCAATATGAAATTCATCCAACAATGATTAATGGATGGAAACGAAAAGTATTAGACGAAGCTAGTCAAATCTTTGAAACAGAAAACCAAGGAAAAGAAATCAAAGAAAATGCTGAAACTCAGATAAATGAGCTATATCGGCAAATAGGAAAGCTAAAAGTCGAGCGAGATTTTTTAGTGGACAGGTCGGTACAATTGGGGCTACCGACCGAAAAACCTTGGTAG
- a CDS encoding IS3 family transposase → MVAPKHSELCIQRQCELLGINRSSYYYEPKEISSEELTLLRLLDEQYMKTPFYGSRKMTVYLNTLGYEVNRKRVIRLMNQMGIQAIYPKKRTTLRNPEHQIYPYLLRDLSIEKANQVWCTDITYLPIGKGHFYLVAIMDWLSRKVLSWRISNTMDVYFCKSALEEALSIYGKPDIFNSDQGSQFTSGASHLCNK, encoded by the coding sequence TTGGTAGCCCCCAAACATTCTGAATTGTGCATTCAACGTCAATGTGAATTATTAGGAATAAATCGTTCGAGTTATTATTACGAACCAAAGGAAATTAGTTCCGAAGAATTGACACTATTGAGACTGTTGGATGAACAATATATGAAAACACCATTTTATGGGAGCAGAAAGATGACAGTATACCTCAACACATTAGGTTATGAGGTAAATCGAAAAAGAGTAATACGATTGATGAATCAAATGGGAATACAAGCAATTTACCCCAAGAAAAGAACAACGTTGCGAAACCCTGAGCATCAAATTTATCCTTACTTATTACGAGACTTAAGCATTGAAAAAGCCAATCAAGTTTGGTGTACCGACATCACCTATTTGCCAATAGGAAAAGGACACTTTTATCTAGTAGCAATTATGGATTGGTTGAGTCGTAAGGTATTGTCATGGAGGATTAGCAACACTATGGATGTTTATTTTTGTAAGTCAGCATTGGAGGAAGCATTGTCAATTTATGGCAAACCAGACATCTTTAATAGTGATCAAGGAAGCCAATTTACCTCGGGAGCATCTCACCTTTGCAATAAGTAG